A stretch of DNA from Mucilaginibacter daejeonensis:
AACTTCAGTTGCCCTACGAGTTGGCACCATCAGCGTTGATCGAGGATAACGGCATCGTTTATGTACCTACTCACTCAGGCATCGTGTACGCGGTTGAACGCAAAAGTGGCAACACGCTGTGGAGCTACAAAGTGTCTAATTCACTGGTGAACCCGGTAACGGCCAATGGAAAAGATGTTTTTGTGAGCACGATGGATGGCAAGGTGGTGCGTTTGAGCTACAAGAAGTGACCGAACGCTGATGGGTGTCTTTAGAACACTTAGGTAAATTTTGATACCTTTGCATCGCTGATCAATAACCGACCAATGACCCTTTTTGAGCAAATAAAACAACGTCCATTTTTTATCTTAGGTCCGTGCGTAATGGAGAGCCAAGACCTCCTTTATACGGTGGCCGAGCAGGTGGCACGTGTACGGCAAAAGTATAACGTACCGGTAGTGTTCAAGTCCTCTTTTGATAAGGCCAACCGTACGTCGGCCAGTTCATCACGCGGACCGGGTTTGGAAAAGGGTTTAGAGATGATGCAAAAGGTAAAAGAACGCTTTGACCTGCCGCTCACTACAGATATACACGAAAGCTACCAGGCTGCTATTGCTGCGGAGGTAGTAGATATATTACAGATACCTGCCTTTTTGTGCCGGCAAACCGACCTGTTGGTGGCCGCAGCTGAAACAGGGAAGATCGTGAATGTGAAAAAGGCACAGTTCCTATCGGGGCAGGACATGTATTACCCTGCTCAAAAAGTAGTGGAAGCTGGTAATGACCAGGTGATCCTCACCGAACGCGGTAACATGTACGGCTACAACAACCTTGCTGTTGACTTCCGGAATATCTATGACATGAAGAAATTCGGTTTTCCGGTTTGTATGGATTGCACGCACTCGGTACAACGCCCGGGTGGCGCCGGTGGCAAGACCGGTGGCGACCGCACCTTTGTGCCGATGATGGCCCTTGCGGCTAAAGCATTTGGAGCCGACGGCTATTTTATGGAAATACACCCTGACCCTGATAACGCGCTGAGCGACGGACCAAATATGGTTCGTTTGCATGAGCTTGATCAGGTAATGGAACCTTTGCTTGACCTACGTTGATCATTTAAGCGCCGCCACTCCTATGAAAGACATCGCTGCACGAGTATTTGCCGACGAGATAGCCTCCTTACAAGAGGCCGCCGAATTGATAGATGACCGTTTTACACAGGCGGTACAAGCGGTGCTGAACAGCAATGGCAAGCTGATCATCACCGGTGCAGGCAAATCAGGACTGATCGGTAAAAAGATAGCGGCCACACTGGCCAGTACAGGTACGTCAAGTTTTTTCATGCACCCTACCGAAGCCTTTCATGGCGATCTGGGTATGGTGGGCAAGAACGACCTGGTGCTGCTCATCTCCTACTCCGGCGAAACCGACGAAGTGATCAAGATCATTCCATTTCTCAAATGGAACGGTAATATCACGATAAGCATGACCGGAGAACCAAATTCTACAATAGCCAAGAACACCGATATCCACTTGAATGTGCACATCAGCCATGAGGCGTGCCCACTTAAACTCGCTCCTACATCATCTACCACAGCTACGCTGGTAATGGGCGATGCCCTGGCCGTAGCGCTTATGGAGGCACGTCAGTTCCAGCCGGAAGATTTTGCCCGCTTCCACCCCGGTGGTAGCTTGGGTCGCAAATTGTTGGTAAGGGTAAAGGATATGATGCGTACCGAAGCATTGCCATTTGTTAGAGACGATATATCGTTCACGGAATTGCTTTTACGCATGTCAGAAGGACGGTTAGGCATGGTGATAGTAGGTGATCCTGACCACGTACAAGGCGTGGTGACGGATGGTGACCTGCGCAGGGCATTGATACGCGACGCCGATACCAGTAAGCAGACCGTTCATACCATGATGAGCACCGCCCCTGCGATCATTGATGAAAATGAACTTATTCATGAAGCTGATGAGCTGATGATGACCCGCAAGATCACCACTATATTAGTGGGGTCACCTGAACAGCGCACCGTTAAAGGAATATACCAGATCTACACTCGTTGACCTTATAGCGAACAAAAGCTTTTTTGAACGGTTCTGGTATTATTAAAACAGGATTTATGGAAAAGCATTTGAGTGACGATGATAAAAAAGAGGTATACACCGAGTTCAAGGACATGGTCAACATGTCGGCATCGGTACTAAAAAAATGGTTGGATACCGATGAATCAAAAAAAGTTGGCTACGACAGCGGTGACGGAGAATCAGTTGGCCACAAGTCGGGCGAAAAGATCATCAAGATATTAGAGAAGAAGAAAAGCGAGCTTACAGAGGGCGACTATAAACACATGCAAAAGGTAGTAGGCTATATAAAAAGACACACCGCCCAAAAGCCTTCAGGCGATGTGTCTGATACTAATTGGAACTATTCCCTCAAAAACTGGGGATATGATGATTCCAAAAAATAATTAGTTGTAGATAATTTATGTTCGGTTATACTACGTAATTAATAAATGCTGCAAAGCCAATAGCTAACAAGATAAAGCCTTGCATTTTTTGCTCAAGAGTTAAATTTGCTACTTTCATATTCATTAGGGGTCGTATTTCAAATATAGCGCGAAAGGCGTTTTCTGCAACCCTGAGCATGATTTTTATGAAAATTTCATTGATCTGAGCGTCTTAATATTTTTTCATCAGAATATTTTTGATCTGATCAGCTGAATTAATAAAGATACCGCCTGTCCTTAACATAAAACCCACGTTGTACAAGGGTTTAAACACCCGAATATATGACCTAAAACGACGTTTAAAGCACCTCAGCCAGGTTTTGACTATTTATATTATATCAATACCGGTCAAGGCCAACAATTAAATTTTTCAATTATGTCAATTACATCTGTCGATCCATCTAATGGATCAACTATCAAAACATATGAAGCTCATACTCCTGAGCAGGTGACCCAGATCATTGAAGAAACACATCAGGCATGGACCTCCTGGAGAACGACCGATCATGGTCACCGTTCAGCGTTGCTTCATAATCTATCCAAGGTGCTTGATCAACGAAAGGCTGAATTGGCCAAACTGATGGCCAGCGAAATGGGCAAGCCTATAACGCAAGGTGTTGCCGAGGTGGAAAAGTGCGCTGCGGTATGCAGTTATTACGCTGACCACGCTGCCGACCACCTGAAAGACCAACTCATTGAAACGGAAGCGACCAAGAGCTATGCCACCTTCCAGCCCATCGGCGTGGTACTGGCCATCATGCCATGGAACTTTCCATTTTGGCAGGTGTTCCGTTTTCTGGCCCCCGCATTGGCGGCCGGCAACTGTGGCGTGCTCAAACATGCCTCTAATGTGCCGGGCTGTGCACTGGTTATCGAGGAAATGGTACAGCAGGCCGGTTTCCCTGATAACGTGTTCCGTACACTGATGGTTGGCAGTGCTGCTGTGGACGCCGTTATAGAGCATCCACTGGTCAAAGCCGTCACGCTCACAGGCAGCACGGGTGCAGGTCAAAAGGTGGCACAAAAGGCTGGTTCGGTCATTAAAAAAACGGTGTTGGAACTCGGTGGCAGTGATGCTTACATCGTATTAGAGGATGCTGATCTAGAATCAGCGGCCACCACTTGTACGGATAGCCGGCTGATCAATGGCGGCCAAAGCTGCATAGCGGCTAAGCGATTCATTGTGATGGAGACTATTGCCGAGCGTTTCACCCAGTTGATGCTGGAAAAAATGCGAGCTAAAAAAATGGGCGCTCCTGACCAGGAGGACACCGACATCGGCCCTCAAGCAAGGCAGGAATTGCGAGATGAGCTTCATGATCAAGTGCAACGTTCCATAGATGCCGGGGCGAAATGTATCTTAGGCGGCTCCATTCCTGAAGGTCCCGGCGCTTACTATCCTCCTACGATACTTGCCAACGTCAAAAAAGGAATGGCTGCTTTTGACGAGGAGCTATTCGGCCCCGTGGCAGCCATCATTACCGCTAAGGACGAAGCGGAAGCTATCGCTTTAGCCAATGACAGTGTATTTGGCTTAGGCGGCGCCGTATTCACCCAAGACCTTGAACGTGGCGAACGTATAGCGGCCACTCAATTGGAGGCTGGCTCTTGCTTCGTGAATTCGCTGGTCAAGTCGGACCCTCGGCTACCATTTGGTGGCATTAAACAATCGGGTTACGGCCGCGAGTTGGGCATCTTCGGCATCCACGAATTCGTGAACATCAAAACTGTTTACGTTAAATAGAACTAAAGCTATGGCGGCCCATACCGCCATAGCTTTTACTATTACCTGACCAAGCACGTTTTAGGTGTAACGGCATAAAGCGTATCTTTGTGACTGTTATGAGTAAGCACGGTAGAATATTGGTGGCCATGAGTGGCGGTGTAGACAGTTCTGTAGCCTCGATCATGCTACATGAACAGGGCTATGAGGTCATTGGCCTTACCATGAAGACCTGGGACTACGCCTCCTCAGGCGGTAGCTCTAAGGAGACCGGTTGCTGCAGCCTGGACAGCATCAATGACGCCCGTGCACTGGCTGTTGGTTACGGCTTCCCACATTATATACTGGATATCCGTAACGAATTCGGCAATTACGTCATCGATAACTTTGTTGATGAATATCTGGCCGGCCGTACGCCTAATCCTTGCGTATTGTGTAACACCCACATCAAATGGGACGCGTTACTTAAACGTGCCGATAAGCTTGACTGCGAATTCATTGCTACTGGCCACTACGCCAACATCCGCTTGCAGGATAATGGTCGTTATGTGGTATCTAAAGGCCGCGATGAGAACAAAGACCAATCCTACGTGCTGTGGGGCGTATCGCAACAGAATCTTGCACGTACCAAATTTCCGTTAGGTAGCTTTACCAAGGCCGAGATACGCCAAATGGCGTTGGACATGGGTCAGGTAGAACTGGCTGGCAAGAGCGAGAGTTACGAGATATGCTTTGTGCCCGATAACGACTATCGTGCCTTTTTGCGCCATAAAGTAGAAGACCTTGACCAACGTGTAGGCCCTGGTAATTTTGTGCTGACCGATGGCAAAGTAGTAGGTAAGCATCAAGGTTATCCTTTTTACACGATTGGTCAACGTAAGGGTTTGGGTATAGCGTTAGGTCAGCCCATGTTCGTAACGCAGATCAACCCACATAACAATACAGTGGTTTTAGGCACGGCCGAAGAATTGCAACGCAAAGAAGCTTGGGTACGTGACCTCAACCTGATCAAATACGAGACCATCACAGAGCCTTTGGAAGCAGTGACCAAGATCCGTTATAAAGATGCCGGTGCCGAAAGCAGCATCGTACAAATGGGCGAGCATATGAAGGTGGATTTTCATCACCATGTATCGGGCATCGCGCCTGGTCAGTCGGCTGTATTTTACGAAGGCAGCGACCTGTTAGGTGGCGGCTTTTTGATCTGACGCGCTGATCCGCAAGGCCATTTTATGTGCCGAACAATTCCTGGTCAATACTGTTGAACTTTTGAAAATATGCAGATGTGAAGTTGTCTTTCACATACTTTGTGTTTATTTGCAGAAAATTCAGACCCATTAATGGCTAAAAATCTACTCATCGTCGAATCACCCGCTAAGGCCAAGACCATCGAAGGTTACCTCGGCAAAGACTTTACTGTAAAGTCGAGCTACGGTCACATCCGTGATCTTGTCAAATCAGAGGATGCTATCGACATTCCTAACAACTTCAAACAAAGATACGAGGTACCCGCCGATAAGAAGCAGGTGGTTAGCGAGTTAAAGAAATTAGCTAAGGAGGCCGAAATGGTTTGGCTTGCATCCGATGAGGACCGCGAGGGAGAGGCCATATCATGGCACTTGTTCGAGACTTTGGGTTTGAAGAATGACAAGACCAAGCGTATCGTATTTCACGAGATCACTAAGCCGGCTATATTAAAGGCGATCGACAACCCGCGAACGATCGACTATAATCTGGTGAACGCCCAACAGGCGCGCCGCGTACTGGACCGATTGGTCGGTTTCGAATTATCACCTGTTCTTTGGAAAAAAGTAAAGCCATCATTATCGGCGGGTCGTGTACAATCGGTAGCGGTAAGGCTGATCGTTGAGCGCGAGCGTGAGATCAATAAATTTACTGCGGAAGCCGCATTCAGAGTGGTGGCCATTTTTGGCAAAGGAAGAGATGCCTTTAAGGCTGAACTGCCGGAACGCTTCAGCAAAGAAGAAGACGCTCAGAAATTTTTACAAGATTGTGTAGACGCTGCCTTTACGGTCAAATCGTTAGACACGCGCCCTACTAAACGTTCTCCTGCTGCGCCATTCACTACATCAACCCTGCAGCAAGAAGCCAGTCGTAAGCTGGGTTTTTCGGTTTCGCGTACCATGTCGGTAGCGCAGCGCTTGTACGAGTCGGGTAAGATCACTTACATGCGTACCGATAGTGTGAACCTGTCTGACATGGCCTTGAACGCCGCTCAGCAGCAGATCACATCGGCCTATGGCGAAAAGTATCATCAGCTTAGAAAATACAAGACCAAGTCGGCCAGTGCGCAGGAAGCACACGAGGCGATCCGCCCTACTTACTTTAACGAACATACCATTGACGGTGAGAGTGCAGAGAAACGCCTTTACGAACTGATATGGAAGCGTGCGATCGCCTCGCAAATGAGCGAAGCGCAGTTCGAAAAAACCACCGCCAAGATCGACATCTCCACTCGTAAAGAGGACCTGGTCGCCAACGGTGAAGTAATGAAATTCGATGGCTTCCTAAAAGTGTACTTAGAATCGAACGACGACGAGGAAGATAACACCCAGGATGGCGACAACGCCATACTTCCACCGTTAACACAAGGTCAAGTGTTGTCCTTACAGGAAATGACCGCTACGGAACGTTATTCTCGCCCTCCTGCAAGATATACGGAAGCAAGCCTGGTGAAGAAGTTAGAAGAACTCGGCATAGGTCGTCCTTCTACCTACGCACCTACCATCTCAACGGTGCAGAACCGTGGTTACGTGGTAAAAGAGGACCGCGAAGGAAAGCAACGTAATTTCCGCGTGCTGACCTTAAAGGACAAAGCCATCAGGCAGGAGCAAAAGACCGAGAACACCGGCGCCGAGCGTGGCAAGCTGTTCCCGACCGATATAGGTGCGGTGGTGAACGACTTTTTAGTTCAACATTTTAACGGCATCGTTGATTTCCACTTTACCGCCAAGGTAGAAAAGCAATTTGACGAGATAGCCCAGGGCCTCACCGAATGGACCCAAATGTTGAATAGCTTTTACCACCCGTTCCATGAAGGTGTTGAGAGTACTATTCAAACCGCTGAAAAAGCCCGCGGCGAACGCGAGCTGGGCGTGCATCCGGAGAGTGGTAAAAAGATATCGGTACGTATAGGCCGTTTCGGTCCGTTCGTGCAGATCGGTGATACGGATACCGAGTCGGAAGAGAAGCCTCAGTATGCCAGTTTGCGTACCGGTCAAATGATCGAGACCATTACCCTCGAAGAAGCACTGGAATTGTTCAAGCTGCCTAAAAAGGTAGGTATTTTTGAAGAGAAAGATATGACCGTGGCCATTGGTAAATTCGGCCCGTACATTCGCCATAACAGCGCTTTTTACTCGTTACCCAAAGGTGTCGACCCCATGAGCGTGACCGAACAACAGGCCATCGAGATCATCGAGGAAAAGAGAAAGAAGGATGCCGAAAAGCTGATCAAGACCTTTGATGAGAACCCGGACGTGAAGATCTTGAACGGACGCTGGGGGCCATACATTGAATTCGGTAAGTTGAACGTTAAGATACCAAAAGGTAAAGAGCCGCTCCAACTCACTTATGAGGAGTGCAAGGCCTTGGCAGATGAGGCCGAAAAAGCACCAAAGAAACCCGCGGGTAAAAAATTTGCTAAAAAGAAATAACACGACACGCCCGGCAACGGGCGTTCATTCATTATGATCAAAGACCTTCCTCTTAACGAAGTAAAAGACATAGCTGTTGCCGTAGCACTCGAAAAAGAGAATCCGGAAAGCAAGACCTGGTACGTATACATCATCAACTTGAAGGACCATCCTATCGAGAACGTGCTGATCACCTCAAAAGGTTATGGTGAAAAGGACGGCGAACAGGTAAAGACCTCTACCCTGCGCCACATGATCCCGCTCATTGAGCCGCAAAGGTCGGCGCTGATCGAACCGATAGACGAGCAGACCTTTGGTTTAAATAACGAGTATTGGGTGAGCTATTATGTAGGTAGGGATATTTATGATAAAAAGTTCATCTTTTTGCCAGAGAGCGTTGTGGAATCCAACTTCATCAAACTGCCGGTGCTGAACATGCCGGGTGTGATGATCAAGTAAGCGGCATCTGCTGCTCAACCAAAAGGCAGGTAAGGTAGGTACGCTAAAATAACTATCTTTGCCTTTTAATATAATTGCGCATATGCCCGAATTATCGGTTGTAATAACTGTGATGAACGAGGAGGAGAATATCGGTCCTCTTATACAAGAGATCAGGAAGTCTCTCCCCGGCCTGGATTATGAAGTGATATTTGTTGATGATGGTTCAGAGGACCAGACCCGCCAACAGATCGTAGCACACGCCGATGAACGCATCAAACTGGTAGAACTACGTAAAAATTACGGCCAAAGTACCGCCATGACCGCTGGTATCGATCATGCCACCGGCGATTACATAGCCTTGCTGGACGGCGACCTTCAGAACGACCCTGCCGACATTCCATCTATGCTTCAGAAATTGAAAGATGAAGACTGGGATGTAGTGGCCGGTAATCGGGCTAACCGCCAGGACGGCATGTTCCTTCGTAAAATACCCAGCAAGATCGCCAATGCCCTGATCAGGCGCATGACAGGCGTTTACATTAAAGATTATGGTTGTACGCTAAAGATCTTCAGACGCGAGATAGCCGAGGACCTTGGCCTTTATGGCGAACTACATCGTTTCATCCCTGTTCTGGCTAAATTGCAGGGCGCCCGTATCACTCAGGTAGATGTAAGGCATCATGCCCGCATGTTCGGTAAGTCCAAATATGGTTTGAATCGTACATTCAAGGTGATCAGCGACCTGATCCTGATGGTGTTCTTCCGTAAGTACATCCAAAAGCCTATGCACCTTTTCGGTAGCATCGGTTTTGTTTCGCTTTTCCTGGGTGTGCTGATCAACCTGTACCTATTGGTGTTAAAGCTGATGGGACACGACATATGGGGTAAGCCACTACTGATATTAGGCTTGATCTTGTTATTAGGTGGCGTACAACTCATCACGCTTGGTATACTGGCCGAGGTGAACGTACGTACTTACTTTGAATCGCAGAACAAGAAGACCTACCAGGTGCGCAAGATATTTAACGGAAGAGAGTATGTAAAACCTGTAACGGTCGGCAACTGATCGTTGGTTTATACAATAATAAAAAAGGCCCTGTTGATCAGGGCCTTTTTTATTAGTTATTTGGTGGCGTTGTTTTGGTGGTGTCGGTCTTCATAGTGTCACGTGCGGTAGTGTCACTTGCTGGTGTCGACATCATGCCGGTCGAATCTACTTTAGTGCTATCTGTGCCGCTCGCCGCTTTCTCTGAGCTGCAGCCCGCTGCTACTGCAGCTACTATTGCCGTTGCAAAGGCAAATTTCAAAAATTGCTTTTTCATAGGTTACTTAATTATTTGTTCTGTTCAATTCAACAACTATTGCGTTGTTATTGTTTACGTTAGGTCAAATATTTATCTCAGCCTCTCATAAAAGCGATCGTTGAACACGTGTAAAAACCCTGTAATGTGCGGCTTATTTTTCATAATTAGCACTATATTGGTCACAGTTACTACACATGGCCATTACCGCTACACAACCGGTCGGTAGCACTCCGAAACAACAAGGCTACCGCATATCGACCGACAAATGCCTGCTTGATATTAACGCGATATACGCGTTCTTGACCGAGCGTTCATACTGGGCAAAAGGCTTGCCTCTGGAGCGTTTGCGCAGGTCCATCGAGCATTCAATATGCTTTGGCGTTTATCATCACGACACCTTATGCGGCTTTGCACGGGTGATCAGCGACCACGCTACTTTTGCTTACATCTGTGATGTATTTGTAATGGAAGAGCACCGCGGGAATGGCCTTTCTAAGTGGCTGATGCAAACTATTCGCGCTCATGATGAGTTACAAGGACTAAGGCGTTGGTCATTGGCCACGGCCGATGCACACGACCTTTACAAGCAATATGGCTTTGTACCGGTGAGCAAGCCGGAGCTGTGGATGGAGATCTATACACCTTATGAGATACCGGGAGGAACGCATGAACAAAATGAACATCAAGAGACTCATCCTTGAGGGAGAGGGCGTTTCGCAGGATTTCAAGAAGACCATCACCAGCTGCGAAAAGATCGCGAAAACGATGGTATCGTTTGCCAACAATAAAGGCGGAAGGTTGCTCATAGGTGTGGCAGATGACGGCTCTATCAAGGGTGTCCGGTCAGAAGATGAAGAACGGTACATGATCACCCGAGCGGCTCACTTTTTCTGCAGGCCTGCGCTGGAGCCCGTGTTTGAGGAAGTTTATGTGGATGATAAAGTGGTGGTGGTGGTGGACATCCCATCGAGCGATACTAAACCGCATTATGCCTTAGGAGATGATGGAAAATGGTGGGTATACATCAGGGTAAAAGATAAAAGCGTACTGGCCAGCAAGATAGTGGTTGATGTGCTTAAACGATCCGACGATAACAGCGGTGTGCTGATCGAATATTCGAGCAAAGAAAAAGCGCTGCTGGAATACCTCGACCAGAACGATCGCA
This window harbors:
- the kdsA gene encoding 3-deoxy-8-phosphooctulonate synthase, which encodes MTLFEQIKQRPFFILGPCVMESQDLLYTVAEQVARVRQKYNVPVVFKSSFDKANRTSASSSRGPGLEKGLEMMQKVKERFDLPLTTDIHESYQAAIAAEVVDILQIPAFLCRQTDLLVAAAETGKIVNVKKAQFLSGQDMYYPAQKVVEAGNDQVILTERGNMYGYNNLAVDFRNIYDMKKFGFPVCMDCTHSVQRPGGAGGKTGGDRTFVPMMALAAKAFGADGYFMEIHPDPDNALSDGPNMVRLHELDQVMEPLLDLR
- a CDS encoding KpsF/GutQ family sugar-phosphate isomerase, with protein sequence MKDIAARVFADEIASLQEAAELIDDRFTQAVQAVLNSNGKLIITGAGKSGLIGKKIAATLASTGTSSFFMHPTEAFHGDLGMVGKNDLVLLISYSGETDEVIKIIPFLKWNGNITISMTGEPNSTIAKNTDIHLNVHISHEACPLKLAPTSSTTATLVMGDALAVALMEARQFQPEDFARFHPGGSLGRKLLVRVKDMMRTEALPFVRDDISFTELLLRMSEGRLGMVIVGDPDHVQGVVTDGDLRRALIRDADTSKQTVHTMMSTAPAIIDENELIHEADELMMTRKITTILVGSPEQRTVKGIYQIYTR
- a CDS encoding DUF3140 domain-containing protein, yielding MEKHLSDDDKKEVYTEFKDMVNMSASVLKKWLDTDESKKVGYDSGDGESVGHKSGEKIIKILEKKKSELTEGDYKHMQKVVGYIKRHTAQKPSGDVSDTNWNYSLKNWGYDDSKK
- a CDS encoding NAD-dependent succinate-semialdehyde dehydrogenase, with the translated sequence MSITSVDPSNGSTIKTYEAHTPEQVTQIIEETHQAWTSWRTTDHGHRSALLHNLSKVLDQRKAELAKLMASEMGKPITQGVAEVEKCAAVCSYYADHAADHLKDQLIETEATKSYATFQPIGVVLAIMPWNFPFWQVFRFLAPALAAGNCGVLKHASNVPGCALVIEEMVQQAGFPDNVFRTLMVGSAAVDAVIEHPLVKAVTLTGSTGAGQKVAQKAGSVIKKTVLELGGSDAYIVLEDADLESAATTCTDSRLINGGQSCIAAKRFIVMETIAERFTQLMLEKMRAKKMGAPDQEDTDIGPQARQELRDELHDQVQRSIDAGAKCILGGSIPEGPGAYYPPTILANVKKGMAAFDEELFGPVAAIITAKDEAEAIALANDSVFGLGGAVFTQDLERGERIAATQLEAGSCFVNSLVKSDPRLPFGGIKQSGYGRELGIFGIHEFVNIKTVYVK
- the mnmA gene encoding tRNA 2-thiouridine(34) synthase MnmA; amino-acid sequence: MSKHGRILVAMSGGVDSSVASIMLHEQGYEVIGLTMKTWDYASSGGSSKETGCCSLDSINDARALAVGYGFPHYILDIRNEFGNYVIDNFVDEYLAGRTPNPCVLCNTHIKWDALLKRADKLDCEFIATGHYANIRLQDNGRYVVSKGRDENKDQSYVLWGVSQQNLARTKFPLGSFTKAEIRQMALDMGQVELAGKSESYEICFVPDNDYRAFLRHKVEDLDQRVGPGNFVLTDGKVVGKHQGYPFYTIGQRKGLGIALGQPMFVTQINPHNNTVVLGTAEELQRKEAWVRDLNLIKYETITEPLEAVTKIRYKDAGAESSIVQMGEHMKVDFHHHVSGIAPGQSAVFYEGSDLLGGGFLI
- the topA gene encoding type I DNA topoisomerase; its protein translation is MAKNLLIVESPAKAKTIEGYLGKDFTVKSSYGHIRDLVKSEDAIDIPNNFKQRYEVPADKKQVVSELKKLAKEAEMVWLASDEDREGEAISWHLFETLGLKNDKTKRIVFHEITKPAILKAIDNPRTIDYNLVNAQQARRVLDRLVGFELSPVLWKKVKPSLSAGRVQSVAVRLIVEREREINKFTAEAAFRVVAIFGKGRDAFKAELPERFSKEEDAQKFLQDCVDAAFTVKSLDTRPTKRSPAAPFTTSTLQQEASRKLGFSVSRTMSVAQRLYESGKITYMRTDSVNLSDMALNAAQQQITSAYGEKYHQLRKYKTKSASAQEAHEAIRPTYFNEHTIDGESAEKRLYELIWKRAIASQMSEAQFEKTTAKIDISTRKEDLVANGEVMKFDGFLKVYLESNDDEEDNTQDGDNAILPPLTQGQVLSLQEMTATERYSRPPARYTEASLVKKLEELGIGRPSTYAPTISTVQNRGYVVKEDREGKQRNFRVLTLKDKAIRQEQKTENTGAERGKLFPTDIGAVVNDFLVQHFNGIVDFHFTAKVEKQFDEIAQGLTEWTQMLNSFYHPFHEGVESTIQTAEKARGERELGVHPESGKKISVRIGRFGPFVQIGDTDTESEEKPQYASLRTGQMIETITLEEALELFKLPKKVGIFEEKDMTVAIGKFGPYIRHNSAFYSLPKGVDPMSVTEQQAIEIIEEKRKKDAEKLIKTFDENPDVKILNGRWGPYIEFGKLNVKIPKGKEPLQLTYEECKALADEAEKAPKKPAGKKFAKKK
- a CDS encoding glycosyltransferase family 2 protein; this translates as MPELSVVITVMNEEENIGPLIQEIRKSLPGLDYEVIFVDDGSEDQTRQQIVAHADERIKLVELRKNYGQSTAMTAGIDHATGDYIALLDGDLQNDPADIPSMLQKLKDEDWDVVAGNRANRQDGMFLRKIPSKIANALIRRMTGVYIKDYGCTLKIFRREIAEDLGLYGELHRFIPVLAKLQGARITQVDVRHHARMFGKSKYGLNRTFKVISDLILMVFFRKYIQKPMHLFGSIGFVSLFLGVLINLYLLVLKLMGHDIWGKPLLILGLILLLGGVQLITLGILAEVNVRTYFESQNKKTYQVRKIFNGREYVKPVTVGN
- a CDS encoding GNAT family N-acetyltransferase, with protein sequence MAITATQPVGSTPKQQGYRISTDKCLLDINAIYAFLTERSYWAKGLPLERLRRSIEHSICFGVYHHDTLCGFARVISDHATFAYICDVFVMEEHRGNGLSKWLMQTIRAHDELQGLRRWSLATADAHDLYKQYGFVPVSKPELWMEIYTPYEIPGGTHEQNEHQETHP
- a CDS encoding AlbA family DNA-binding domain-containing protein — protein: MNIKRLILEGEGVSQDFKKTITSCEKIAKTMVSFANNKGGRLLIGVADDGSIKGVRSEDEERYMITRAAHFFCRPALEPVFEEVYVDDKVVVVVDIPSSDTKPHYALGDDGKWWVYIRVKDKSVLASKIVVDVLKRSDDNSGVLIEYSSKEKALLEYLDQNDRITVPEYCKLLNMSRRRAQRILVNLVLSGVIRVHTSEKEEFYTAA